One window from the genome of Acanthochromis polyacanthus isolate Apoly-LR-REF ecotype Palm Island chromosome 21, KAUST_Apoly_ChrSc, whole genome shotgun sequence encodes:
- the LOC110965915 gene encoding SE-cephalotoxin-like, protein MASPRWLASMLLVSWILLLCWMASSAESHDLHQPLRIRREMDFRTREKVKESLTIVKDSLTVIKEALASAQANKVINVIKSISNVANLAPGIGGLVACFVNVVLAFIPQENPLSELRKGFDEVNRKLDSLSMQISNLATDVEWFNYASVYSQDEVRILNAWNKFTEFRQSSELAQSEEAKLQLAEMFISHYESSGAEASVSNLYHYLTVSSTALSGNLNNLLMKKFKCGVFDISRFNLYFSSLLWKGMVVSQVYWKLMGFNSAAKEVQHIQMFKKVHEAQSSAVDYCLTKYEEYMKKDVEEITKKLIPDKDAIAEQVKKALDKKYNWYSWVVLVYDSNSESSYKLFDVTKIPVDNVMVVVAYTLITNDIDVVAVNDTVKRCLHGQSCESRDQITSCQWTYEITVRDSTIIHPWQQAKITHVSYNGGQSFAERPTPFQQVDCSWGTWGGKVSVHLFKRIEVCTDSTCKNNGKCKRLLESNDWFCDCQDGYHGDTCEKKVEISVSQDMKTLFPTALISTTSAKLRTIESKLDTMMSRCQCS, encoded by the coding sequence ATGGCGTCCCCACGGTGGTTGGCCTCCATGTTGCTGGTTTCATGGATTCTTCTCCTCTGCTGGATGGCCTCCTCTGCAGAGTCACATGACCTCCACCAGCCCCTCAGGATCCGCAGAGAGATGGATTTTCGCACCAGAGAGAAGGTCAAAGAATCTCTGACCATCGTCAAAGACTCTCTAACTGTCATCAAAGAAGCTTTGGCCAGTGCTCAGGCCAACAAAGTGATTAATGTGATAAAGAGCATCTCAAATGTTGCCAACCTTGCGCCCGGCATTGGAGGTCTGGTTGCATGCTTTGTCAACGTGGTGCTGGCCTTCATCCCTCAGGAAAACCCTCTGTCAGAGCTCAGGAAGGGCTTTGATGAGGTGAATCGGAAGCTGGACTCCCTCTCCATGCAGATCTCCAACTTGGCCACAGACGTGGAATGGTTCAACTACGCCAGCGTCTACTCCCAAGACGAAGTCCGCATCCTCAATGCCTGGAACAAGTTCACCGAGTTTCGTCAGAGCAGTGAGCTGGCACAAAGCGAGGAAGCAAAACTGCAACTGGCCGAGATGTTCATCAGCCACTACGAGTCCTCAGGAGCTGAGGCCAGCGTGTCCAATCTTTACCACTACCTGACGGTCAGCAGCACAGCGCTCAGTGGAAACCTCAACAACTTGCTGATGAAGAAGTTTAAATGTGGTGTTTTCGACATCAGCAGGTTCAACCTGTACTTCAGCAGCCTGCTGTGGAAGGGAATGGTGGTCAGCCAGGTCTACTGGAAACTGATGGGTTTCAACTCAGCAGCCAAAGAGGTCCAACATATACAGATGTTTAAGAAGGTGCATGAAGCTCAATCATCAGCTGTTGACTACTGCCTGACAAAGTATGAGGAGTACATGAAGAAAGACGTAGAGGAGATCACCAAAAAGCTCATCCCTGACAAAGATGCCATCGCGGAGCAGGTGAAGAAGGCTCTGGACAAGAAGTACAACTGGTACAGCTGGGTGGTGCTGGTGTACGACAGCAACAGTGAAAGCAGTTACAAGCTGTTTGATGTGACAAAGATCCCAGTGGACAACGTCATGGTAGTTGTAGCCTACACTCTGATAACAAACGACATAGATGTAGTTGCTGTTAATGACACAGTCAAACGCTGCCTTCATGGCCAATCGTGTGAAAGTAGAGATCAAATAACATCATGTCAGTGGACATACGAAATCACTGTGAGGGATTCCACCATAATACATCCGTGGCAACAAGCCAAAATAACGCATGTGTCCTATAACGGCGGCCAGAGTTTTGCAGAACGTCCAACACCGTTTCAACAAGTCGACTGCAGCTGGGGCACATGGGGAGGGAAGGTTTCTGTTCACTTGTTCAAGAGGATTGAGGTCTGCACTGATAGCACATGTAAGAACAATGGAAAGTGCAAGAGGCTGTTGGAATCCAATGATTGGTTCTGCGACTGTCAGGAtggttaccatggagacacATGTGAGAAGAAAGTTGAAATATCAGTGTCTCAGGACATGAAGACTCTCTTCCCTACAGCGCTCATCAGCACCACCAGCGCCAAACTCAGAACCATCGAGTCCAAACTGGACACAATGATGAGCAGATGTCAGTGTTCATAG
- the samd14 gene encoding sterile alpha motif domain-containing protein 14 isoform X2 — protein MSAGLDDSDNVFDLNEAIPETELLDNSIQKGRAQLSVKTRRHRPSRSRYRDSVSSTEGDDSLDRKDSPLHSARSPLHLAMRGSSPSPDSLLSARSPGFSFDTSLVRRSPEDEGTSLAAPPRGRYHQLTNATSQEALVTPSSSPSKSCPSSDCSPVYLRRNRRPDSEVLVSDTSRDTSPADPGSPTVVFDKKTKRRFLDLGVTLRRSYIRVRKDKSNRLSVGSREPSESPSRTSGSFVSFSWFTEGRGSLSSSGTPPCSPKLPTLSSPRPRKSHSQESALSEEFSPPHTSSSTSPPIDSSRSSHPYQTLSQSSDEPGDEPSSLVSSWSTQQVCQWLRGLNMDQYVPEFTARDIDGQQLLQMDGSKLKGLGVLSSSDRSALKRRIKDVQNAAEKERKALDKLEKQKEKQRRKEQEQRRT, from the exons ATGTCCGCCGGCCTGGATGATTCAGACAACGTGTTCG ACCTGAACGAAGCGATACCTGAGACTGAGCTGCTGGACAACAGCATCCAGAAAGGCCGAGCCCAGCTGTCCGTCAAAACGCGGAGGCACCGGCCCTCCAGGTCCCGTTACCGTGACAGCGTGAGCTCGACAGAGGGTGACGACAGCCTCGACAGAAAG GACAGTCCACTGCACTCCGCCCGCTCACCACTACACCTGGCCATGCGAGGCTCCTCCCCCTCTCCCGATTCGCTGCTGTCGGCTCGAAGCCCCGGCTTCTCCTTCGACACGTCGCTG GTGCGACGCTCTCCAGAGGATGAAGGCACTTCATTGGCTGCTCCACCACGGGGGCGGTACCATCAGCTGACCAATGCCACGTCTCAGGAGGCTCTAGTGACGCCCAGCAGTTCGCCGTCGAAATCCTGCCCCTCCTCCGACTGCTCACCTGTCTACCTGAGGAGAAACAGGAGGCCCGACAGTGAAG tgtTGGTCTCTGATACGAGTCGAGACACCAGTCCAGCTGATCCCGGCAGTCCGACCGTTGTCTTTGACAAGAAAACCAAGAGACGGTTCCTGGACCTCGG GGTGACGCTCAGACGTTCCTACATCCGGGTGAGGAAAGATAAATCTAACCGGCTCTCAGTGGGCAGCAG AGAACCGTCTGAGAGTCCGTCTCGCACCTCTGGATCCTTCGTGTCCTTCTCCTGGTTCACTGAAGGACGAGGCTCCCTGTCGTCTTCTGGCACTCCGCCCTGTTCCCCCAAACTTCCCACACTGAGTTCCCCGAGACCCCGAAAGTCCCACAGCCAG GAGTCGGCTCTCAGCGAGGAGTTTTCTCCTCCCCACACCTCCTCGTCCACATCTCCTCCCATCGACTCCTCCAGATCCTCCCATCCATACCAGACGCTGTCGCAGTCCTCTGACGAG CCCGGTGATGAACCGTCGTCTCTGGTGTCGTCCTGGTCGACCCAGCAGGTCTGTCAGTGGCTCCGAGGACTCAACATGGACCAGTACGTCCCAGAGTTCACAGCCAGAGACATCGATggacagcagctgctgcagatggaTGGCAGCAAGCTGAAG GGTCTGGGCGTGCTCAGTTCATCCGACCGCAGCGCTCTGAAGAGACGCATCAAAGACGTCCAGAATGCAGCCGAGAAGGAACGAAAAGCTCTGGACAAACTAGAAAAACAGAAGGAGAAGCAGAGACGGAAAGAACAGGAGCAGCGCAGGACCTGA
- the samd14 gene encoding sterile alpha motif domain-containing protein 14 isoform X1, with protein MSAGLDDSDNVFDLNEAIPETELLDNSIQKGRAQLSVKTRRHRPSRSRYRDSVSSTEGDDSLDRKVEDSPLHSARSPLHLAMRGSSPSPDSLLSARSPGFSFDTSLVRRSPEDEGTSLAAPPRGRYHQLTNATSQEALVTPSSSPSKSCPSSDCSPVYLRRNRRPDSEVLVSDTSRDTSPADPGSPTVVFDKKTKRRFLDLGVTLRRSYIRVRKDKSNRLSVGSREPSESPSRTSGSFVSFSWFTEGRGSLSSSGTPPCSPKLPTLSSPRPRKSHSQESALSEEFSPPHTSSSTSPPIDSSRSSHPYQTLSQSSDEPGDEPSSLVSSWSTQQVCQWLRGLNMDQYVPEFTARDIDGQQLLQMDGSKLKGLGVLSSSDRSALKRRIKDVQNAAEKERKALDKLEKQKEKQRRKEQEQRRT; from the exons ATGTCCGCCGGCCTGGATGATTCAGACAACGTGTTCG ACCTGAACGAAGCGATACCTGAGACTGAGCTGCTGGACAACAGCATCCAGAAAGGCCGAGCCCAGCTGTCCGTCAAAACGCGGAGGCACCGGCCCTCCAGGTCCCGTTACCGTGACAGCGTGAGCTCGACAGAGGGTGACGACAGCCTCGACAGAAAGGTAGAG GACAGTCCACTGCACTCCGCCCGCTCACCACTACACCTGGCCATGCGAGGCTCCTCCCCCTCTCCCGATTCGCTGCTGTCGGCTCGAAGCCCCGGCTTCTCCTTCGACACGTCGCTG GTGCGACGCTCTCCAGAGGATGAAGGCACTTCATTGGCTGCTCCACCACGGGGGCGGTACCATCAGCTGACCAATGCCACGTCTCAGGAGGCTCTAGTGACGCCCAGCAGTTCGCCGTCGAAATCCTGCCCCTCCTCCGACTGCTCACCTGTCTACCTGAGGAGAAACAGGAGGCCCGACAGTGAAG tgtTGGTCTCTGATACGAGTCGAGACACCAGTCCAGCTGATCCCGGCAGTCCGACCGTTGTCTTTGACAAGAAAACCAAGAGACGGTTCCTGGACCTCGG GGTGACGCTCAGACGTTCCTACATCCGGGTGAGGAAAGATAAATCTAACCGGCTCTCAGTGGGCAGCAG AGAACCGTCTGAGAGTCCGTCTCGCACCTCTGGATCCTTCGTGTCCTTCTCCTGGTTCACTGAAGGACGAGGCTCCCTGTCGTCTTCTGGCACTCCGCCCTGTTCCCCCAAACTTCCCACACTGAGTTCCCCGAGACCCCGAAAGTCCCACAGCCAG GAGTCGGCTCTCAGCGAGGAGTTTTCTCCTCCCCACACCTCCTCGTCCACATCTCCTCCCATCGACTCCTCCAGATCCTCCCATCCATACCAGACGCTGTCGCAGTCCTCTGACGAG CCCGGTGATGAACCGTCGTCTCTGGTGTCGTCCTGGTCGACCCAGCAGGTCTGTCAGTGGCTCCGAGGACTCAACATGGACCAGTACGTCCCAGAGTTCACAGCCAGAGACATCGATggacagcagctgctgcagatggaTGGCAGCAAGCTGAAG GGTCTGGGCGTGCTCAGTTCATCCGACCGCAGCGCTCTGAAGAGACGCATCAAAGACGTCCAGAATGCAGCCGAGAAGGAACGAAAAGCTCTGGACAAACTAGAAAAACAGAAGGAGAAGCAGAGACGGAAAGAACAGGAGCAGCGCAGGACCTGA